The DNA sequence AGCCCGTTGACCTTGTTGAAAGAACCGCCTGGCTGGCCAAACATCCACCGGAGAAGTGGCCTGTATTTGTGATCGAGCATAACGAAGCCATTGTTGGTTGGTGCTGTTTTAGTGCTTATCGCCCAGAACGCAAATCGTTAGCGGGATTGGCAGAAATTACTTATTACCTTGACCATCGCTGGCAGGGGCGTGGATTGGGCAGCGCGACCATTGATTTTTTACTGGAAGAAGCTCGCAGGCGTACATTCCGCCATCTTTTTGCCGTCACGATGGATACCAATACTGCAAGTATTCGCCTGTTGGAAAAAAAAGGCTTTGATCGCTGGGCACACTTACCAGAGGTTGCTGAAATAAACGGACAGATTTGCGGGCAAGTCTATTATGGCCGTAAGGTTTAAGGTTGATAGATTTATCCCTAACTTTGCAGCGCAAAAATCATTAGTTACGCCCCCTTTCATAAAGCTTAAACTACGAGTTACCAATGAACAAGCTATTTTCACTGCTACTCTTCCTTATGATAAGCAATGTTGCACTCAAGGCTCAGCAACCTGCCGTGCAGCAAATTGGGGAGGATATTCAGCTTATTCGCCTAACGGACAATACGATTATCCACCGCTCCTTTACTGTCTTTGAAGGTTATGGGAGAGTTGGCTCCAATGGATTGATTTATTTGGTTGACAGTACTTGTGTCATTTTCGACACCCCGGCAACGGCCAAAACAACGGTTCGTTTGCTCGATTATCTGACCAAAGAGCAGGGCTATACCGTACAAGCGCTGGTAGTAAACCACTTCCATGAGGACTGCACGGCAGGCCTAGATAGCGTACAAGCACGAGGAATTCTGACCTATGGCAGTAAGAAAACGGTGAATCTATGCTTGGCAGAAGGCAACACCGCTCCACAGAAAAAATTTGGTCGCAAGAAGGTGCTAAAACTAGGTGACCAGCAAATTGTCAATTACTACCCTGGGCCCGCACATACGGTAGACAACATCGTCACCTATCTACCCTCAGAGAAAGTGCTCTTTGGAGGCTGTATGATTAAATCTTTAGGTGCTGGTCGTGGCAACATCAATGATGCCGATCTGGGCAAATGGTCGGATACCGTAGAACGCGTACAAAAGAAATTTCCCGAAGTGGTTCATGTTGTGCCGGGCCATGGCCATGCCGGAGGGCCAGATTTATTGGATTTTACGGTGGAAATGTTTGCGGAAGACCGCATGAAAAAATAAAACCATGAAAAAGCTATTGGCCCTTTGGAGCTTCTTATGCTTCTTGTGCATCCACACAGAAGCGCAGCATCACGAGGTGATTTTTTCCGATTTAGATGGACAAGACCTGCTAGAAGCCGTGATCGAGAATTTTACGCCCGGCACCGTTCAGAGCTATGGTGCTGCCCGCGATCTTTTATTCGGAACCATTGACAAGGTCAACGATAGTTTGCACTGTGTTTACACCGACTGGGCCGTGTACATTACGCCCGGTGCTGACCCCACTGAGGCAGCCTTCCAGGATGGCCAAGGCCTCAATACCGAGCATTGTTGGCCTCGTTCTAATGGTGCAGAATTTGAACCCGCCAAATCAGACATGCACCACCTTTTCCCGACCAGGGTCAATGTCAATCAGGATCGAGGAAATTTGCCTTACGGCGAAATTTCTGATGCCTTAACCGATCGCTGGTATTACCTCAATCAGGAAGTGGGCAACCCACCCTCTAACAATCGGGATGCCTATAGTGAATACC is a window from the Lewinella sp. LCG006 genome containing:
- the bla gene encoding subclass B1 metallo-beta-lactamase gives rise to the protein MNKLFSLLLFLMISNVALKAQQPAVQQIGEDIQLIRLTDNTIIHRSFTVFEGYGRVGSNGLIYLVDSTCVIFDTPATAKTTVRLLDYLTKEQGYTVQALVVNHFHEDCTAGLDSVQARGILTYGSKKTVNLCLAEGNTAPQKKFGRKKVLKLGDQQIVNYYPGPAHTVDNIVTYLPSEKVLFGGCMIKSLGAGRGNINDADLGKWSDTVERVQKKFPEVVHVVPGHGHAGGPDLLDFTVEMFAEDRMKK
- a CDS encoding N-acetyltransferase family protein, with protein sequence MDTSPLFRLANVEDVPAITDILNQSIQTGKQNAYTEPVDLVERTAWLAKHPPEKWPVFVIEHNEAIVGWCCFSAYRPERKSLAGLAEITYYLDHRWQGRGLGSATIDFLLEEARRRTFRHLFAVTMDTNTASIRLLEKKGFDRWAHLPEVAEINGQICGQVYYGRKV